The DNA window gatgaatttgaaggtacgctcaaggaattggatatatgcgagtaGTACAGAATCATctagcagtaatcttaagtttgataagccagagacccaagaggcagtatcaaggatactgaaatatgctaaagacaaggagaagggctcattcaatccttctagagagagggatgagcttagccttggcttgggaaacaagtagcacacaggccgcaccagggggctagggaaaaggacaacctagaagcaaggattcgaagaggacatgcacatgtacaagaaacatggtagagattgggagactagtcttgagctccaagtgaaggctctagttgcgaagacgctagaggagcaaggactatctaccgAGCCACGGttattagtgacgccgccgggagaactggcattagttggcagccctctaaaagttcctagcagccaaggttccactgtagccacaacccccgttgatcgcatacgggaaccaactaattgcaccttggtgttgtaacaccccggtgttatgccagcatttaggcactgcaaatcatgcatatcatgcatcatcaagcatcctaatcatacatgcctaattaTGTAAATAAtaattgaaacactgcttcgaaacatatgaaacatgcttgtgaaacgtaaatgttgcatacacttgtttagggttgtttttgcccaaagTATGCTTGCTAggattagtaaaacatgtttggctatgattgtaaatcatctagaattgtttagcacaatttttggagcaaggtttgtattcaaattattgcaaAATTTTTCCTTAAAAATAATTCCCCacaaattagggttttgagttaaaattgactttgattttataattcaaaatctagatagaattggactttggttataaaagcaaagttgtagagaattaaattctaatcaactttcatttttggtacattttcaaaagatgtcattttcttgctcaaaatgatatttgaaaactagtatttgaaaatctcttgaaaacataatttgaaaaaggcttttcttatttcgtgggccgccgcctcgcttctcagctcacggccgaagccggcccggcctgccgcAGCGCCACGCCGTCCCGCGCGTGCCCCGCATTCAGCCTagcccagcgccgcgcctggcctgcctccacgCTCGCCCgctcgctgacgcgccgcgccgcgtccCGACCAGTGGTAGagcacgcccgccgcgtggcggccatgcgccgtcgacgccgccgcgcgtcACAGTCGGCCTGCGTCcgctcccacgcgcccgcctacacctgcCGACTGAATtgcgctcctctccactccaTCCCGCCTGCTCTCTTGCTCTCCCGTGCTTGCCCCTCCTCCCGCGCGCAGCCAGctcgccaccgagcgccaccgCACCCACCGGGCGAATTCACTGCCCCTCCTCCACCACGGCCAGTAATCAAGCGctagcagctccgcctcgctctccgacaCTTGGTGCTCGTGATTGTGCCGTCTTTTGAGCCCAGGTAGCGCGTTCTCGCGATTTgccgacgtcggccatggcgccaccgtgctcggccgtcgtggaactcccccttcctccccttctccaccctACCTAGCTGCCTGCCCGCATTCGCCAACTCCTCGCGAACCTCAGGTGCTCGCCCGCTTGCCCTGACCcggccggcaatggccgccggcccCGCTGGCCGAGCCATGCCGCCGCGACGTCTCAGCGTCGGCAtggccttcgcctcggccgagctgggccatgtggccgtgggccgaagcccctgccaggccgccgcTCTTTCCCTTCGCTCAGACCGCGCAGGCcgagtgtggccgtgggccagctgattcccacgggccggcccagtagcaataggatgttttatttcagtttttctttattatttgaaaagagaaatgatttggaaaattgtttggatactcaaaattgctccaaatctgttgaaataaattttgctaggttccttatcaccagatctacttgggaaaattattgcatgtcatttttgagatacttttctgtagaactttatttaatcatggatattgctgataacttgaaaaatgtgtagaaaaacctataagcttcagaaaaatattatttctaagtttgttaatcttcttatgtaatgtactttctaggaaaaatatgtgtcatgcatgtgctgtagaaaaattttgaggtatagttcaagtgcctttaatggctgatttttgttatttttgctagagagcaaactttgtataaaacatgcatgtgataatttttgtacagtgattgtatgctatgaagatcataggaaaaatgctaactctgttgtttgacactcttcacagtacaaagtattttcatgttcataatcaggCCATAGCTTGTtaattttgtgtaggctaatccactctagtagactacttagggtagtactgtgctatggtaattttctaagatttttctaagcaataaaaatagatgttactattcaaacctattattaattagggtttaatcaagtgttgctttatgtgtgattaagaaattagtgaagctttggtgtatctttgaaacatttaataagatgtgttgatttaagcatattagtagtagaagagaatgcagtagatgacatgtgcttgtagtatatgtccttggatgatgttgactaccttgcattcaaacatattcattgtattcatctcattcgatgcaccgattgcataagcgcttacgcacattgcatcatacaggatcgcaaaccgagaacccagtcgtcatacccaaggagcccgaggagcagctcgaggtgcagccgcaggaagtgcctgaagccgacgaggaggacgttgaggaacttccagagtgccccgatcaccgcccgagctcctttgagagaggcaagccccggagcattttctcccggtttgcaattattaatcaaatgctttactttaattgatgcattacgttcaggagttgtttgcaaccgttgctgcactataccttgtctacctttgttatactatatccttgttaccctggtatccgcagtcgagtcaatgcttagctggcttagaccggtagaagtcgggtgatttcctatcacctgcgagctataggtggttacctggatctgcttggatgactatgaagtcatggtataactaagtgttaaatgaagttgagaccggacggagacttgcagagttttggactgtagtgctttccgtctgtgtcgattaaggaccgaccgttgttgggccttgagtcatgttgaacgcatgccttacatttagctggccggataaagtaccttccgaccgcgaagctgggagattattcgggccgagtagattgcccgcagcgcactgtgccggagtaggtgtggtaggacacgggggcgagatgataagaccaaagtgcagtcggtcggcccccaagtacatgtggttcctggcaaactcaagattcctagatagttgactcggtgatcaatatctcactttagcgggtgagtgaggtttgtgtaaggaataaatcaccagctggttaggaatcgattcgaatcaccatcgctcctggacagtgagcacttgacttgagttacttcatcgtagtaatgttgatggaacacttggacagttataatgaatatgacattatggaagttgtttaatgatcattggttatcattatctgcttaatcacatgtttgctctagtataggtgcaaatctagtcgataggttataattaattaacttggcaaaaatgtctttagaaaggttcttgaaatgctaaaagtgctttctttgcaaatgagtcagctaccctactataaagccttcataatccttggtgtcacttattttcggttatatcgggtaagtctagctgagtatcttctcgtactcagggttttattcccacttgttgtagatgggtagatatattacggctactatatcaactgcctttatcctgcgatgggtgatgcttaggaccatgggcatggtcattccttacgtctcgtctgatgcttttgttggagatgatcattcgctggcaccgtatttgaactccgtgtgagtgtgtgtggttttgaacaaatgacttctgctacttttattcaaacttgttttgtaataactatatttaaactttgatgtatctgagatgcaaacttttatgtactatgtgatggtgaccgctaaacttattacgatcttggctggaatggaagttggtttgaaattcttcgtgatttcacggactaccgggttatacgggcttaagtttgctaaatcgtctgctctggcagatgattttcttacttaatttcgtataattggtcggttctgttacaggtgtttctcagtggccggcagaacactgtgatggaggtggcaacgggtgtggcacatcctcccggtggcttacaccacaataataagataccgccggactacactagggtcaaggtgcatacagtgaagaccgagttcatgcagtggaggatagactatgcaactcccaaggggctggtgttactcggagacattatggggcagttcatcctctgtcacaaatgggacattatattgactgcttcttcgccgcctccccctctcccaaatttggagcaagttgttgaggtcggggagatattttcaccatctcgtgatcaccacattcctaagatgtaacattcttccccgcctcctagcgagcatgtgcctgatgagatgccacaaccttctccagctcatatcGAGCAAGTgtatgatgagatgccatagtcttctcaacaagcacagttgatacatgaacaatgagtgcctcctgaagaaggtgatgcacaagaagatgaggatgtgcctgaatgggaacttcgaaagaagcatccaatcaccataaggccagtttatgttccgatgaaagatgtCTCATCAGTGtctaagtggtattcccatgaccagttcaagcctgagaaccaagttaaaaaagtcccagcacggggttctgaggaggtcatcactagcaaactccaccaaattgcaaagcagtatccaaatgttgatgccatcaaatggtcaaaggattgcccgaaaacatatgaaagaggcaagcccttcctaccaaaccgggacatccagcgcctaccacttggaatgagaaggttccatgattggtacttgcgtgttctcccaacgagcatagacctcatacaagcttgcttccccaccggcacatttggaagcccagccgtgaaaattgtctttgacttcgatgacatgcacacatgctttcacctgggagaaatggagatgaatctaattcgcacgtggtgcctgtaagtccttgtcctcccgatatgatatgaatataatctttgaattttgttgtaactaacccacgccgtgatttgtagaatgcaagtgcacattgtcaaacaaatgccaagtgtgaaagccgggtatctagaTCCTCAAGCTATAgctcaaacaaattttaattaccctaaacggtggacattggatgtcaaagagctagctgctgcaaagactcttcgggagaaagagcgcatccgtacggtgaaactaagggaagagtcccttaaggttgtggcatacattgccatggctttcaaaaatctccaacaacactctactatatggctaccatacaacttcgagtaagtttaactctatacttaaagctttgttcgatatattttattcgatgcaaaagagcttatctagttctatgattaaatccatgcagcaaccattggatttgtatagccatcgctgtcgggaggagcatggcatgggtctttgattcattagatagggacacggtgacatacaaagacttcatatcgattctcaagatgtatacatatcgacaatcttcattagcttatatgtttgtatacatacttataacgttcacttttggatactaacaagttatatttgctaaaataattcgaaaaGGGCATTTAGATTCTATGTCACCAATCATCATGGAagacatgatccagcaaggaaggaaaagctggctataaaaacactatgtgcggtaagtgtaacttacttcttcagtactccgttacatggctgtcaaaagcattacttaacattttcatatgcaaaacacacagtgccccaagcagaagcctgggagtgtacattgtggatactatatatgttctatgatgagtaacaccggtgcctacaggagacaccccttaagggtaagtttgaaccttcacccgtagtataaaaacttcatacatggtatgaaatactaaaccgaaacttgttctcttgtagtggagagaagagaaaggaatgaaaagagacccatacaaggatgaccaactcttagagctcgtcggcgaccttagcaacttcatattggaccagattgtacacgtcagaggcgcctaccatgactgagagtctaagttaggtacaaatccttagtaccaacaccttcatgagactgaaaggctagctctaggacgttgataacaatgtgtatggaatttatatatttaatgatggattgtatatattcttgtgaattggacttgtaattctagtttatataatactcttgtgcttgtagtcgtggtcgtggggcgttcggcaacgcaaacgcggtttggaacgttggtcgcggggcgttcggcaacgcgaacgcggtacgggtttggaacgttggtcgcggggcgttcggcaacgcaaacGCTGGTCGtgggcgttcggcaatgcgaacgcggttcggaacgttggtcgcggggcattcggtaacgcgaacgcggttcggaacgttggtcgcgggacgttcggcaacgcgattttgaattgtaaatttgaatttttttggcggaaaaacgtactgtaggggcggttctagattaaaCCGTCcgtacaaacaggtatttgtaggggcggctggtactacagccgcccctacaaatctatgtGTAAatgcggctggtaatacgagccgtccctacaaattgatttgtaggggcggctggtaatacgagccgcccctacaaatcgatttgtaggggcggcctgggaaccgcccctacaaatgcatgatttctagagacggttcggtaggggcggctggccaaaccgcccctacgaaggcttaccagccgcccctagaaatgctttttgtagtagtgattattatgttaatttatgagattatagtaactccttactaaatggtttactataacgttatggtaaatatccccatgtgttatagtaacccaactatcataaatatgtatttacattatcgtaaattagtatataaaattatcgtaaatagaggtggctacaaaataacttattttgtagctggatactgaatatactctccctatatatatatatatatatatatatatatatatatatatatatatatatatatatatatatatattatatatatatatatatatatatatatatatatatatatatatatatatatatatatatatgattattgCTATACTTGGTCCAACTTTATGAAACTAGGAGACGccattgaaacatacatttatGCAATGTTCTTTTAATAATGGATCGATGCAGACGCCATTGAAGCTACTGGGCATCACCTGGCAATCACGGGCGATATCACTCAAATTAGCTCTTCCAATCCTTTGACTAGTGAAATCAAATAGTTGCAATCCTTTGCAAACTCTACCCGGCCCCTTTAATCAAAAGCAGTAACACACGCAACTGGAAAAAATCTACGCGCAAAAGCCAATCCGCTTCTGTTTATGGATAACTTGGTGCTCCCATTCTTATCACAATTGCGACCTTTCAATACATAAGACGCACGTGTCTGAACTGTACGAACACTCAAAGCTAGGCTACCTTACGTGTTCCAACTAACTTATCAATGTATTCAGTCAGCCTCATCGTCATGCATTGATCTCTCCCTATATATTGAACTCCATGCCGACCCTCTCATTCATGTCTTCAATCAGTTGCATATATAACAGTTCTCTTCTCTAACAACCAAATCatatcttcttcctcttcatcagctagtctctgtgttgttGGTCGTTGATGAAGAGAGCCATGGCCTGGCCTTGGTTACTGCCTTTCGGCCTCTTTTTCGTTGCCTCTGTTGCTCAAGCTGCTGTTGTGGAGCACACCTTCAATGTAATCCACATGCGCATATACAGTTTTTCCTTTCTACTTCATATCTCTTTCGTTGGTGTCgccatgcatatatatagtatCTGTTTAATTACGATAGTTAGTTCTGTTATGCAAGCACCATGCATGtatgtatatgtgtgtgtgtatatatatatatatatatatatatatataggaaaatTGTTTCATACTCCCAGGGAGTAGGTActcccatgtgtatatctctaggtTTAGGGCATATATGGCCCGACGAAGTGTGTGTAGATGGAGTATATCATCATACTAGATCATCTAGGGTAGTATGtatgtatacttagagtatatggttatacttattttatatactcctatcatagtattatataatatatttaaaaatatgtgctcttttgaaaaaaaaattcatatagtaaagatctggagtatcttaatattagtatATATATGTCAACATATTCCAACTGATAAATGAGTGTACACATACGCAacgtgatttattgattatgGGAGTAACTATTCCCACGAGTATATAAAATGCAAAaatgcaccatatatatatatatatatatatatatatatatatatatatatatatatatgtatgtatgtatgtatgtatgtatgataGTTGCTCACATATGGTttcatatatgcatgcatgcatgcataaatATATTGTTTCTAATGATGTTTATGCATCGGTAGTATTTCTTGATTCTATTGGCGGCGCATCATCCACATGTCAAGTTTACTAGTGGACCACTCAATATATTTTTTTCACATTATTAATCACTCGTGTGTTTAATTATCGCCAGGTCGGGAACCTGTCTATAAGCCAGCTGTGCCAGCCGGCGAGGATCATCACGGCGGTGAATGAGCGGCTCCCCGGCCCGACCGTCGAGGCCCGGGAGGGCGACACGGTGGTTGTTCACCTCGTCAACGAGTCGCCCTACGGCATGACCATCCACTGGTATCTAGCTAATCGCTGTCAAAGCTACTAGTACTTTTTCGTGCATCAACTTGCGCATGCAAAGCTTTGTTTTTGATCAGTCACTTCGCACTAGCTACCTAGCTGCATGAGCATGAAGTAACATCATCTGTAGAAGGATAAAGTCTCGTGTAAACCAGTGCAACATCAAACATATATAGCAAAACCCTACATACCAAGATGCAGACGCCGCCACCTAACACAAAGAGGTCTCCTCGTTGACGTTTCAGGTTCCGATCCGTGCAGTGAATAAAACACTTTAATAAGCTTTAGACGTGTCAAAATTACCTAGCTAGGTCGTAGCTTATTGCTCATCCCCAAGGGTACTTTGCTTGCTAACATCATTacagaaagcttcgattactggCAGCAGTGGTAAAAGAATTGCACACACGCGCGCGCATATACAGTTACTCCCATatgtatatctctagatttagggCATATATGACCTGACCAAGTATATGTAGATTGAGTATATAatcatactagaccatctagGTACTATATATGTATGTCAAGTATGCAAATATACttagtatatggttatacttatatATTTTATGTACTACTGTCATAGTAttaaataatatattaaaaaatgtgGGCTCTTTTTAAAAAATTTCACATAGTAAAGATCTAGAGTATCTTAATATGAGTATATTAACATACTTAAACTGATAAATGGGTATGTACACATACACTACGTGATTTATTGATCATGAGAGTAACTACTCCCGAGAATATAtaaaatgcatatatatatatatatatatatatatatatatatatatatatatatatatatatatatataatgaagTTAAAAAAAACTGTCTCCCAATGCAAAGCATGCCCATGGTGCAGTGAACGGTGGTTAATTTGTTCTTGTGACGACGAACCAACCTCGCAGGCATGGCGTGTTCCAGCGCGGCTCGCCGTGGGCAGACGGGCCGGCGATGGTGACGCAGTGCCCCGTCAAGCCGGGCGCCAACTACACGTATCGCTTCAACGTGACGGACCAGGAGGGCACCCTGTGGTGGCACGCCCACATCTCCTTCCTCCGCGCCACCGTCTACGGCGCGCTCGTCATCCGCccccgcggcggcgccggcgcctacCCCTTCTCCCCCAAGCCCCACAGGGAGGAGACCGTCATCCTCGGCGAGTGGTGGAACGACAACGTCTACGATCTGCAGCAGCTGGTGTTCCTCACGGGGGACACGAGGAATATGCCGCCCGCCAACGCCTACACCATCAACGGCAAGCCGGGAGACTTGTACAACTGCTCCGCCGCTAACCGTATGTTAATGGCTAGATCACTGATGTTTAATTAAAGCTCATGCTAATTACTGATGTCTGAAGCTGATGTTtatttgtgtatatatatacgCGCGTGCAGAGACTTACAAGTTCCGGGTGCGGAGCAACGAGACGTACCTGCTCCGGATCATCAACGCCGCGCTCAACACGCCCATGTTCTTCAAGGTGGCGAACCACACCTTCACCGTCGTCGGCGCGGACGCCGCCTACACCACGCCGTGCGAGACCGACGTGGTGGTGATCGCGCCCGGGCAGACCGTGGACGCGCTCATGGTAGCGGGCGCCGCCGTCGGACGCTACTACATGGCGGCATCCCCGTACGACAGCGCCATCCCGCAGGGGCCCCTATTCAGCATGACCAACGGCACGGCCATCGTCGAGTACGCTGGCTCGGCTGGGGAGGAGAAGCCGCAGCTGCCGCCGCGCACGGAGTACAACGACACGGACACGGCCTTCCGGTTCCTCTCCAACCTGACGGCGCTGGTGCTCCCCGGCAAACCGACGGTGCCGCTGTCCGTGGACACCCGCATGTTCGTCACCGTCGGGCTCGGCAACGGCGACTGCCAGCCAAAGCAGACGCTGTGCAAC is part of the Miscanthus floridulus cultivar M001 chromosome 9, ASM1932011v1, whole genome shotgun sequence genome and encodes:
- the LOC136481500 gene encoding laccase-25-like, encoding MKRAMAWPWLLPFGLFFVASVAQAAVVEHTFNVGNLSISQLCQPARIITAVNERLPGPTVEAREGDTVVVHLVNESPYGMTIHWHGVFQRGSPWADGPAMVTQCPVKPGANYTYRFNVTDQEGTLWWHAHISFLRATVYGALVIRPRGGAGAYPFSPKPHREETVILGEWWNDNVYDLQQLVFLTGDTRNMPPANAYTINGKPGDLYNCSAANQTYKFRVRSNETYLLRIINAALNTPMFFKVANHTFTVVGADAAYTTPCETDVVVIAPGQTVDALMVAGAAVGRYYMAASPYDSAIPQGPLFSMTNGTAIVEYAGSAGEEKPQLPPRTEYNDTDTAFRFLSNLTALVLPGKPTVPLSVDTRMFVTVGLGNGDCQPKQTLCNTTGTTPPIFSASMNNASFLLPDAVSMLQAHYYGNASAGYTRDFPDRPPVIFDYTADASDNDTLKYTTKSTKVRTLRYNETVEMVLQNTRLIAKESHPMHLHGFNFFVLAQGFGNYDEAATAPQFNLVNPQERNTVAVPTGGWAVIRFVANNPGMWFMHCHFDAHLDLGLAMVFEVQDGPTAETSVPPPPLDLPQC